AAACCGTACTTTTCATATGTTTTTTTAATGGTATCCAGCATATTGTTAAAAACAATCTGATCAACCGGCAACAATTCCATAAAACCCGGTAATATTGAAGGCGTAATTACTTCCTTTGCCATTTAAACAACTCCTATCATAAAAGTATAATACACTACCAATTATTAACACATTAATTAAAAATTAAAAAGAAATATGTAATTTCTAACGAAAGCATATCCACGAACAGTAAAAAACCTCCCGTATCCCAACAAGGGACGAGAGGAACTTCCCGTGGTGCCACCCTAATGATTCCAATATAGAACCCACTTAGATCCTTAACGCGGAAAACGGACGAATCATTCTCATCAGCCCGGAGCTATGCTCTAAAGGGTGTCTTTCAGTAGTCTTACTATAAGCTGCTCTCAGTCCATGACAGCTTTTCCCTTAATAGCAGTACTAATTACTCTTCCCTTTTAAGGCTACTTCCCTATTTACATACATATATTTTAGAATTTACATTTAAGCTTGTCAATATTTATTATTTTCTTCCATAAGAATGTTGGCTTTCCGTTCCAGCATTTCGTCAATTCTACCGATATATTCCTCAACACTCTTTACATTAAATGACCTTTCTATTCTATTCATTGGGAAAATTACCTTTGTAACAGCTCCTGCTCCGCAAGCGAGAATTGTCTGACGTTCTTCCATAATTTGTATATTGTACAAACATTCCATATGAGGCCGACTATATCCTACATTTTCCAGATTGCCAAGAATATTTTTCTGTCTGTAAAGGTAATACGGGTTAAGACCCATTTCTATTGCGCAGGCCCGGGCCATATCAACCATTACGGCAGAATCAACATACTGTGTTTCCAGACTGTAATTGTCCATTTCCCTTGTAAGCTGTGAAGCTCTTTTTATAGCCATTGTGTGAACTGTTAAACTGTCCGGGTTCAACTTTTTTATTTTACTTAAAGTTTCATCAAACATTTGAACGTCCTCTCCGGGTAGTCCGCAGATTAAATCCATATTTATATTGTCAAAACCCATATCCCTTGCAGCGTAAAAAGCCTTGGCCACATCTTCCGGTTTATGTAGTCGGCCTATTCTCACAAGGGTTTTTTCATTCATTGTCTGAGGATTTATGCTGATTCTCGATACCCGGCTATTTTTAATAACCTTAAGCTTTTCAATAGTTATGGTATCGGGACGGCCGGCCTCAAGGGTGTATTCTCTAAGGTATGTCATATCAATACACTCTTCTACCCCACTAAGGAGACGGCTAAGCTGCCGTTCGTTCAAAGAAGTAGGTGTCCCCCCTCCAATATACATACTTTCAACAACAAGTCCTTTTGCTCTCATAAGCTGTGCTGTATGCCTTATTTCTTTCAAAAGCGTATCTACATATACATCAACCATTTTTTTATATTGAGCTATCGTACTTGAACTAAAGGAACAATATAAACAGCGGGTTGGACAAAAAGGAATACCCATGTACAGTGATACGCTATTTCCCTTTGATTCTGTAAACAATTCCCTTTGATTAACTGCCACCTCATAAAGAAGCCTTGATTTATTCTCAGTTACAAAATAATCCTTGTGTAAAACAGAAAGAATATCGCTCTTTGCCATCTTCAGATCAATTAACTCGTTTACCAGTTTAACAGGCCTTATACCTGTCAGGATACCCCACGGAATAACCTTGCCGGTATATTGGGTTAGCAATAAAAACATCTTTCTCTTTAATATTCTTTTAAACTCTTTTACTTTAAGCTTATCCGGGGAATCAATTATACCTGTGCAGGGAAGGCTTATTATCTCGCTAAATTCTTTGTCCTTCAGACTGATATTGAAGAAGTCATTTCCGTCCTCGTAAGACATAAAACAGAAAAGAAATGCCCCGGAACACTCATCCCAAGGCTCATCGGCTTTCTTTATTTCGTTTTGAGTAAAAAATAATTTTATTACATCTTCAAGTTCATAATCAAAATATTTAGTCTTGTTATTGTAAATTAACATTTTATCCTCTTTTTACCATTGTATCGCATTTTTTATAGGATTGTTTCTTATTTCATCTATAATAGTTGTACTCCCACCATGCCCGGGATAAACTACGGTTTCACCATGCAGTACAAAAAGTTTCTCGACAATGGAGTTATAAATGTCAGAAAAATTACCGTTGGGTAAATCAACTCTTCCATATCCGTATTTAAACAGTGTGTCTCCTGAGAAAAGTATATCTTCAACCTGAATACAGATTGACCCGGCAGAATGGCCCGGAGTATGAATTATTTTAAACTCCAGTTCTCCGACTTTTATACTGGTTCCATCCCTAAGGATTTCATACTTGCTCTGAAAGGTTGATGGGGTGCCGGTAAATGCAGAAACATTGAATCTTGCATCCGTCATCGCCTGCTCATCATCAATATGGATGTAAACCATGGCATTTGTTTTCTGTACTATATCGTCAACATGTATTATATGGTCAATGTGCCCATGGGTAAGTATTATTTTTTTAATATTGGTATTAAGTTCTTTTTGTGCAGCAAGCACCTTGTCAGCGGGAACTCCTGCATCTATCAGCACTGCTTCATTTCCATTTCCAACAAGATAGGAAACCGAGTCAAATAAACCTCCGTTTATCGGTTTTACAAACATATGCCGAACCTCCGTCATCTAAAATTCCTTTTTACTGTCCAATAAAAGTGTAACCGGACCGTCATTGCTTATATCTACTAGCATATCAGCCTGAAAAATTCCTGTTTCGGTAACTACACCGGCTTCTCTGCACTTGTTTACAAAACGTTCGTACAGTTCTTTTGCAATCTCAGGCTTGGCAGCTTTGTCAAAACCGGGCCTTCTGCCTTTCCTGCAATCCCCGAAAAGTGTAAACTGTGATACAACCAGCAACTGCCCTTCTATATCTATCAGAGACTTATTCATTTTACCGTTTTCATCCTCAAAAATACGCAAATTCAGTATTTTATCTGATAGATATTCTATATCACGGTCGTCATCTTCCTTACCAACTCCAAGAAGAACCATAAGGCCTTGACCAATGTTTCCTGCAATTTTCTCACTTACAGTAACAGTTGATTTTTTTACTCTTTGAACAACTGCTCTCATTTACATACAAACCCCCGATTTATTGTTTATTTCTGGTTACATCAAATACGCTGTCTATTTTTCTCAATCTTTTAATTATTTTTTCAAGCTGCTCGGTGTTTGTTATCTCAAGTGTAAGAGTTATAACCGTAATCTGTTCCTTGGTAGTCCTTGCGTTTACTGCCTTTATAGGTATTTTTGCTTCTGTGATACAGTTGGTAACATCCAGTAAAAGAGAAGTCCTGTCATTAGCCATAAGTGTTATGTCTGCCTTATAGGCAACATCATTGGTAGTACGCCACTTAACGTCTATAAGCCTTTCTTCTTCCTCCTGATCAGCAGAAATATTTATACAGTCGCTTCTATGGACCGAAACACCTCTTCCTCTGGTTATATAACCTATTATCTCATCACCGGGAACAGGGTTGCAGCATCTTGATAAACGTACAAGACAATTGTCAATTCCCTTTACTACTACACCGCTTTCAAGTGTGTGCTTTTTCTTTCTGTCATTTTTAGTCTGGGCTATTGTTTCCAGTATTTCTTCCAATTCTTCAGGCTTAAGTGTCTTCTTGAATTCTTCCTTGAGCCTGGTTATAACCTTATTTGCCGTAATCGCTCCATACCCTACTCCGGCATATAAATCTTCCTGAGATGCAAAATTGTATTTTTTTAATACAATTTCAACCCACTCGGTTCTAAATAGCTGTGTATAGGACAAGCCCTGCTTTTTAAGCTCACGCTCAAGCATTTCCTTGCCCCTGATAATATTTTCTTCACGTTTTTCTTTTTTAAACCACTGATTTATCTTACTTTTTGCCTGACTGCTCTTAACAATTTTAAGCCAGTCCCTGCTGGGACCATGAATTGTTGATGACGTAAGAATGTCTATTATATCGCCGTTTTTCAGCTTGTAATCTATAGGCTCCATTTTACCGTTTATCTTGGCACCTATCATTTTGTTACCGATAGCACTGTGTATTGCATAGGCAAAGTCTACAGGCGTGGAGCCCACCGGAAGATTTATTACATCACCTTTTGGAGTAAATACAAATACCTCGTCAGTAAACAGGTCAATCTTAAGTGTTTCCATAAATTCGCTTTCGTCTCTGGTATCCTTCTGCCATTCCAAAAGCTGCCTGAGCCATGCAAATTTATTGTCGGAATCCTTTGCGTTGTTAATTCCTTCTTTATACTTCCAATGCGCCGCAATACCAACCTCTGCAACCCTGTGCATATCCCATGTTCTTATCTGAACCTCAAAAGGCTGCCCCTCAGGTCCAATCAATGTTGTATGTAAAGATTGGTACATGTTTGGCTTGGGCATGGCAATGTAATCCTTGAACCTGCCCGGCATTGGTTTATATAGCTCATGGACAAGCCCCAGCACTGCATAACAATCTTTTACAGAATTTACAATTATTCTGAAAGCAAATAAATCATATATTTGTTCCAGAGTCTTGTTCTGCTTTACCATCTTCCTGTAAATACTGTAGAAATGCTTT
This region of Clostridium sp. BNL1100 genomic DNA includes:
- the hemZ gene encoding coproporphyrinogen dehydrogenase HemZ → MLIYNNKTKYFDYELEDVIKLFFTQNEIKKADEPWDECSGAFLFCFMSYEDGNDFFNISLKDKEFSEIISLPCTGIIDSPDKLKVKEFKRILKRKMFLLLTQYTGKVIPWGILTGIRPVKLVNELIDLKMAKSDILSVLHKDYFVTENKSRLLYEVAVNQRELFTESKGNSVSLYMGIPFCPTRCLYCSFSSSTIAQYKKMVDVYVDTLLKEIRHTAQLMRAKGLVVESMYIGGGTPTSLNERQLSRLLSGVEECIDMTYLREYTLEAGRPDTITIEKLKVIKNSRVSRISINPQTMNEKTLVRIGRLHKPEDVAKAFYAARDMGFDNINMDLICGLPGEDVQMFDETLSKIKKLNPDSLTVHTMAIKRASQLTREMDNYSLETQYVDSAVMVDMARACAIEMGLNPYYLYRQKNILGNLENVGYSRPHMECLYNIQIMEERQTILACGAGAVTKVIFPMNRIERSFNVKSVEEYIGRIDEMLERKANILMEENNKY
- a CDS encoding MBL fold metallo-hydrolase, producing MFVKPINGGLFDSVSYLVGNGNEAVLIDAGVPADKVLAAQKELNTNIKKIILTHGHIDHIIHVDDIVQKTNAMVYIHIDDEQAMTDARFNVSAFTGTPSTFQSKYEILRDGTSIKVGELEFKIIHTPGHSAGSICIQVEDILFSGDTLFKYGYGRVDLPNGNFSDIYNSIVEKLFVLHGETVVYPGHGGSTTIIDEIRNNPIKNAIQW
- the dtd gene encoding D-aminoacyl-tRNA deacylase yields the protein MRAVVQRVKKSTVTVSEKIAGNIGQGLMVLLGVGKEDDDRDIEYLSDKILNLRIFEDENGKMNKSLIDIEGQLLVVSQFTLFGDCRKGRRPGFDKAAKPEIAKELYERFVNKCREAGVVTETGIFQADMLVDISNDGPVTLLLDSKKEF
- a CDS encoding bifunctional (p)ppGpp synthetase/guanosine-3',5'-bis(diphosphate) 3'-pyrophosphohydrolase — translated: MIDSFSVLVEKVKKYDPGCNFEMLEKAYSVSKAAHMGQQRISGEPYIIHPVEVAIILAEMELDCTALVAALLHDTIEDTTCTYDQLKAQFGQEVAELVDGVTKLGKIPFTTKEEQQVENLRKMFLAMAKDIRVIMIKLADRLHNMRTLKYMTQDKQLEKARETLEIYAPLAHRLGISKIKWELEDICLRYLDPKGYYDLVEKINTKRKQREAYITIIIDTLREKTNELGIENAQIDGRPKHFYSIYRKMVKQNKTLEQIYDLFAFRIIVNSVKDCYAVLGLVHELYKPMPGRFKDYIAMPKPNMYQSLHTTLIGPEGQPFEVQIRTWDMHRVAEVGIAAHWKYKEGINNAKDSDNKFAWLRQLLEWQKDTRDESEFMETLKIDLFTDEVFVFTPKGDVINLPVGSTPVDFAYAIHSAIGNKMIGAKINGKMEPIDYKLKNGDIIDILTSSTIHGPSRDWLKIVKSSQAKSKINQWFKKEKREENIIRGKEMLERELKKQGLSYTQLFRTEWVEIVLKKYNFASQEDLYAGVGYGAITANKVITRLKEEFKKTLKPEELEEILETIAQTKNDRKKKHTLESGVVVKGIDNCLVRLSRCCNPVPGDEIIGYITRGRGVSVHRSDCINISADQEEEERLIDVKWRTTNDVAYKADITLMANDRTSLLLDVTNCITEAKIPIKAVNARTTKEQITVITLTLEITNTEQLEKIIKRLRKIDSVFDVTRNKQ